Proteins found in one Candidatus Zixiibacteriota bacterium genomic segment:
- a CDS encoding sigma-54 dependent transcriptional regulator, which translates to MKNTRLLVVDDESSARQLLAGFLRQNGFEIHEAADGESALDTYRKVLAPVALIDLKMPGMGGLELLKKLKEINPLIQVIVLTAFGSVESAVTAMQAGAYDYLTKPVQELSELLVKLQKAAEANRLIRENEILTRRINELFPGTEILGESTAIKKVREMISVVAPRDATVLITGPSGTGKELVARALHALSPRAGRKLVALNCAAFPESLLESELFGYEKGAFTGADRTKPGRFELAEGGTLFLDEIGEMPLTMQVKLLRVIEERVLERLGSVNATPLDIRIITATNRDLEKLISLGTFREDLYYRLNVIRIHVPPLSERSGDLLLLAKHFINKYTKKIGKEIWGIEADAAKVLIQYSWPGNVRELENVIERAIILANGTVITKEDLAGLSISETTPEPSGKILPLSEVEKEHIRFCLDRFGWNLGETAECLGLHRNTLRAKIKEFNLQK; encoded by the coding sequence ATGAAAAACACACGGCTTCTTGTCGTTGACGATGAATCTTCCGCGCGCCAGCTTCTTGCCGGTTTCTTAAGACAAAACGGTTTTGAAATTCACGAAGCCGCAGACGGCGAGAGCGCTCTTGATACCTATCGGAAAGTCCTGGCGCCAGTGGCTCTTATCGATCTCAAGATGCCAGGTATGGGCGGACTCGAGTTGCTCAAGAAACTCAAAGAAATTAATCCGCTTATCCAAGTCATTGTCCTGACCGCATTCGGCTCTGTTGAATCGGCCGTGACAGCAATGCAGGCCGGTGCCTATGACTATCTGACCAAACCCGTTCAGGAACTCTCTGAATTGCTCGTGAAGCTGCAGAAAGCAGCCGAAGCCAATCGTTTGATTCGTGAAAACGAAATCCTCACCCGCCGAATCAACGAACTATTTCCCGGAACTGAGATTCTTGGCGAGTCGACTGCCATTAAGAAAGTCAGAGAGATGATTAGTGTTGTTGCGCCTCGTGATGCCACTGTTTTGATTACCGGGCCGTCGGGAACCGGCAAAGAATTAGTCGCGCGGGCTCTCCATGCCCTTTCACCTCGAGCCGGCAGAAAACTTGTTGCCCTTAACTGCGCCGCCTTTCCTGAAAGCCTGCTTGAGTCAGAACTCTTCGGATACGAAAAAGGAGCCTTCACCGGAGCCGACCGGACCAAGCCGGGACGATTTGAATTAGCCGAAGGCGGAACACTGTTTCTTGATGAGATAGGCGAGATGCCCCTCACCATGCAAGTAAAGTTGCTTCGCGTTATAGAAGAACGCGTGCTCGAACGGCTCGGATCGGTCAATGCCACCCCTCTCGATATTCGTATCATCACTGCGACAAATAGGGACCTCGAAAAACTAATCTCACTCGGGACATTCCGCGAGGACCTCTACTATCGGCTGAATGTCATCAGGATCCATGTCCCGCCATTATCCGAACGAAGCGGCGATCTGCTTCTGCTCGCAAAGCACTTCATCAACAAATACACAAAAAAAATAGGAAAAGAGATTTGGGGAATTGAGGCCGACGCCGCAAAAGTTCTAATCCAGTATTCTTGGCCCGGAAATGTAAGAGAGCTTGAGAATGTCATCGAACGCGCTATAATTTTAGCAAATGGAACCGTAATCACAAAAGAAGATTTGGCAGGGTTGAGCATCTCAGAGACAACGCCAGAACCTTCGGGTAAAATTCTTCCTCTCTCAGAAGTTGAGAAAGAGCATATCAGATTTTGTTTGGATAGGTTTGGGTGGAATCTTGGCGAAACAGCCGAATGTCTCGGATTACACCGGAACACCCTTCGGGCAAAAATTAAAGAATTCAACCTCCAAAAATAA
- a CDS encoding outer membrane beta-barrel protein: protein MRRDTVMAALALLLLSAFAVSAQEAVTETATEEEAKDFLEIALYGGYVSPSGGLGDFKDSVGAKSGWSVGIDVGYFATPNLAIGLNFSYAQLGIKDFDGQSGLSHRFYNPFLYGKYYFFSESKFAPFIKGMIGLHNAKFTTLVNDLGVGQMKYRQISYEPSLAIGIAGGAFYYTSDYSGLFVEAEYQMGFSEDSKAEYQGQNLTFGENTGLLNLNAGIKVFFGSE from the coding sequence ATGAGAAGAGACACGGTTATGGCCGCACTGGCTCTGTTACTATTAAGCGCTTTTGCCGTATCAGCCCAGGAGGCGGTGACCGAGACGGCGACTGAAGAGGAAGCGAAAGATTTTCTCGAAATCGCTCTTTACGGTGGATACGTATCTCCTTCGGGTGGACTCGGTGATTTCAAAGATTCTGTCGGCGCTAAGTCAGGATGGTCAGTCGGTATTGATGTCGGTTACTTTGCGACGCCAAATTTGGCTATCGGCCTGAACTTTAGCTACGCACAACTCGGCATAAAAGATTTCGACGGCCAATCCGGATTATCACATCGCTTCTATAACCCGTTCCTCTACGGCAAATATTATTTCTTCAGCGAATCAAAATTCGCCCCTTTCATCAAAGGTATGATAGGCCTGCATAACGCCAAATTCACAACCCTTGTCAATGACCTCGGCGTCGGCCAAATGAAATACCGCCAGATCTCATACGAACCCTCGCTGGCCATCGGTATTGCCGGAGGAGCTTTTTACTATACATCAGACTACAGCGGACTTTTTGTCGAGGCCGAATACCAAATGGGCTTTAGCGAAGATTCAAAAGCTGAATATCAGGGGCAAAACCTTACCTTCGGCGAAAATACAGGACTTCTAAACTTGAATGCCGGAATCAAAGTATTCTTTGGTTCTGAGTGA
- a CDS encoding M14 family zinc carboxypeptidase — protein sequence MKRFFAIGCFSLTIMFGSLAFGAEQKIAQIQLPELSKEQWNEVKKLGLDHDICGGHTDIFANESQLAKLRELGIEFHTEVKDLRAFYQSRNTAAVDFGGFRTFTQIEAYLDSLTIAHPTLCSQKFSAGQTLEGRQMWVIKISDNHTVDENEPEVFYNALIHAREPAAGASLLHFMAHLLTNYGTDAVVTDIVNNRELYFMPVVNPDGYVHNENINPLGGGLWRKNRRNNGDGNFGVDLNRNYSHEWGIDDVGSSGVTASEVYRGASPFSEPETQNIRDFIVSRQFVIVNNIHCYSDLLLWPWGGSDRTYTPQESFYKAVGDSAVKFNGYAPGVGWGLYPTNGAADDWMWGDTILKSRIISFTTEIGGNSDGFWPDPARIPALVAENVWPNIFLAKIAGNPYLYAQPLAPTVTLPDSVSEDFSLSWQDVDPINPALTYRISELKNKSTVTDNVEVVTNDWSPLRFNRSTTRAHGGTFSWKTTNTNFAPHWLISRSPYEVKTNDSLVFWVWYNVEANYDYFYAQVSTDGGFAYTSLSNNLTTNTNPNNVNLGNGMTGSSGGWVRAAFDLSPYSGQQVLFRLALLTDNGTLGEGVYVDDFANIDLFGIETELFSALADTTLSFIDKAPGDYWYKIKAKDAQGQEGLYSQLVKTNVTVPFVLGDFDGDAVVDISDLTDLISYLFLGGPPPSPESRLELDCIAPVDISDLTALIDYLFISLSPLSCP from the coding sequence ATGAAAAGATTTTTCGCGATAGGTTGCTTCAGTCTCACGATAATGTTTGGTTCGCTTGCTTTCGGGGCAGAACAAAAAATTGCCCAAATTCAACTCCCTGAATTATCCAAAGAGCAGTGGAATGAAGTCAAAAAACTCGGCTTGGATCATGACATCTGCGGCGGCCACACCGATATCTTTGCCAACGAAAGCCAACTCGCCAAATTGCGAGAACTCGGCATTGAGTTTCATACCGAAGTCAAAGACCTTCGGGCATTTTATCAGTCGCGTAATACCGCCGCAGTGGATTTCGGCGGATTCCGGACCTTTACGCAAATCGAAGCCTATCTCGACAGCCTTACCATTGCCCATCCGACTCTTTGCTCGCAGAAATTTTCTGCCGGACAGACCCTTGAAGGAAGACAGATGTGGGTTATTAAGATCTCAGATAACCATACGGTCGATGAAAACGAACCCGAAGTTTTTTATAATGCCCTCATTCACGCCCGCGAACCAGCGGCTGGTGCTTCGCTTTTACATTTCATGGCGCATCTGCTGACAAATTATGGCACCGATGCTGTAGTGACCGATATCGTTAATAATCGCGAACTCTATTTCATGCCAGTGGTGAATCCCGACGGGTATGTCCATAACGAAAATATTAACCCACTCGGTGGCGGGCTATGGCGTAAAAATCGACGCAATAACGGCGATGGCAACTTCGGCGTTGACCTCAACCGAAATTATTCCCATGAGTGGGGGATAGACGATGTCGGTTCCTCGGGCGTTACCGCCTCGGAAGTGTACCGAGGTGCAAGTCCTTTTTCAGAGCCTGAAACGCAAAATATCAGGGACTTTATTGTCTCACGACAGTTCGTTATTGTAAATAATATCCACTGCTACTCTGATCTATTGCTGTGGCCGTGGGGCGGTTCCGATCGAACATATACGCCGCAGGAGAGTTTTTACAAAGCAGTCGGCGACTCTGCGGTAAAGTTTAATGGCTACGCGCCCGGTGTCGGCTGGGGTTTATATCCTACCAATGGCGCAGCCGATGACTGGATGTGGGGAGATACAATACTCAAGTCGCGGATTATTTCATTCACCACCGAAATTGGCGGTAACAGCGATGGCTTTTGGCCTGATCCGGCTCGCATCCCGGCTCTTGTCGCCGAGAATGTGTGGCCAAATATTTTTCTCGCAAAAATAGCAGGCAATCCCTATCTGTACGCCCAGCCCCTGGCCCCGACCGTCACACTTCCTGATTCAGTCTCCGAGGATTTTTCTTTGTCGTGGCAGGATGTCGATCCGATTAATCCCGCTCTCACATATAGAATCTCAGAACTCAAAAACAAATCCACTGTGACCGATAATGTGGAAGTTGTCACAAATGACTGGAGTCCCCTTCGTTTCAACCGAAGTACCACCCGTGCCCATGGCGGCACATTTTCATGGAAAACAACTAACACAAATTTCGCTCCCCATTGGCTTATATCCCGATCTCCCTACGAAGTGAAAACCAATGACTCACTGGTGTTTTGGGTCTGGTATAACGTTGAGGCTAATTACGATTACTTTTACGCGCAGGTATCAACCGATGGCGGATTTGCCTACACAAGCCTGTCAAATAATTTGACCACAAACACAAATCCAAACAATGTCAACCTCGGCAATGGCATGACCGGCTCATCCGGCGGATGGGTCAGAGCGGCCTTTGACTTATCCCCGTACAGCGGTCAGCAAGTCTTATTCCGTTTAGCTCTGCTCACTGATAACGGCACTCTCGGCGAAGGCGTGTATGTCGATGACTTTGCCAATATCGATCTCTTCGGTATTGAAACAGAACTATTCTCCGCCTTAGCTGACACAACTCTCTCCTTCATCGATAAAGCGCCAGGCGACTATTGGTATAAAATTAAAGCAAAAGATGCTCAAGGTCAGGAAGGGCTTTATTCGCAGCTGGTGAAGACGAACGTGACAGTTCCATTCGTTCTTGGAGATTTTGACGGAGACGCCGTTGTCGATATTTCAGATCTGACCGACTTGATAAGTTACTTGTTTTTGGGAGGGCCGCCCCCGTCTCCTGAGTCGCGGCTCGAACTCGATTGCATCGCCCCGGTCGACATCTCAGATCTTACGGCGCTTATTGATTATCTTTTTATTTCGCTATCACCGCTCAGCTGTCCATAG
- the purD gene encoding phosphoribosylamine--glycine ligase, with translation MGLKVLVIGSGAREHALVWTLKSSKKVERIFCAPGNAAISQHAKCVNLKSENIRGLSDFAFRNKINLTVVGPEKCLAMGIVDEFQRRKLKIFGPDRKAAQLESSKVFAKDFMQRHHIPTAPYRVFSTFAEAIGFCKTVEYPIVIKADGLAAGKGVIIVKNFDDASAVIDDIMEKRIFGQAGTKIVIETCLVGEEVSVMAVTDGISILSLLPSQDHKRALDGDRGPNTGGMGAYCPTPYITPDITEQIYEHILLPVLTGLRKDNLEYTGVLYAGLMLTESGPRVLEFNVRFGDPETQVVLPLLKTDLVDLIIACMDKKLQSFSPEWCPGSAACVVMASRGYPGKYPTGKRITGLPGQASADSFVLHAGTRRDNNVWLTDGGRVLSVVGTGSDLKAALARAYDVVRRIRFDGAMFRKDIGLRALSAPPPPLAVPRPIELIEQDQDIDEAPQTALE, from the coding sequence ATGGGTTTAAAAGTATTAGTCATTGGTTCGGGGGCTCGCGAACATGCATTGGTCTGGACACTCAAGTCCTCGAAGAAGGTTGAGCGTATTTTCTGCGCGCCCGGAAATGCGGCAATCTCGCAGCATGCCAAATGCGTGAATCTCAAGTCCGAAAATATCCGTGGGCTCTCAGATTTTGCTTTTCGCAATAAAATAAACCTAACTGTTGTGGGGCCGGAAAAATGTCTAGCAATGGGGATCGTCGATGAGTTCCAGCGTCGGAAGCTGAAGATATTCGGCCCCGATCGCAAAGCGGCCCAGCTTGAGAGCAGCAAAGTATTCGCCAAAGATTTCATGCAACGACACCATATTCCGACTGCGCCGTACAGGGTTTTCTCTACATTTGCAGAAGCCATTGGCTTTTGTAAAACTGTTGAATATCCAATTGTCATCAAAGCCGACGGACTTGCGGCTGGAAAAGGCGTGATAATTGTGAAGAATTTCGATGATGCATCGGCTGTAATAGATGACATTATGGAAAAACGAATATTCGGGCAGGCAGGCACCAAAATCGTCATTGAAACATGTCTTGTTGGCGAAGAAGTCTCGGTCATGGCTGTCACGGACGGAATATCCATTCTGTCACTTCTTCCCAGCCAGGATCATAAACGCGCTCTCGATGGCGACCGAGGTCCAAATACTGGCGGAATGGGCGCTTATTGTCCAACTCCGTATATCACGCCTGATATTACTGAACAAATTTATGAGCATATTCTCCTGCCGGTTTTGACAGGCCTAAGAAAGGATAATTTGGAGTACACAGGCGTACTCTACGCTGGTCTCATGCTGACTGAATCCGGCCCAAGGGTGCTTGAGTTCAACGTTCGCTTTGGAGATCCGGAAACGCAAGTGGTCCTCCCTTTGCTCAAGACTGATTTAGTAGATTTGATCATTGCATGTATGGACAAGAAGCTCCAGTCTTTCTCTCCTGAGTGGTGTCCGGGTTCTGCGGCCTGTGTTGTGATGGCATCGCGAGGCTATCCCGGAAAATATCCAACTGGTAAAAGAATCACCGGTCTTCCCGGACAGGCATCGGCTGATTCGTTTGTGCTCCATGCCGGTACAAGACGCGACAATAATGTCTGGTTGACGGATGGAGGTCGGGTGCTTTCTGTTGTCGGGACTGGTTCGGATTTAAAGGCGGCTTTGGCAAGAGCCTACGACGTGGTGAGGCGGATACGTTTTGACGGGGCGATGTTTCGCAAAGATATAGGTTTGCGCGCGCTCAGCGCTCCCCCTCCCCCGCTGGCGGTTCCCAGACCGATTGAGTTGATCGAGCAGGATCAGGATATCGACGAAGCTCCGCAGACGGCATTGGAATAG
- a CDS encoding tetratricopeptide repeat protein, producing MIAKKKTGKLKVAQALIVLLSVCGIQAFALDTEKAKESFNKGVTASQAGNTDEAIVAYNAAITFDPNYVDSYLNLGTIYFEQQKFEEALTQFKTAAAKAPENKDAFANLGRVQLKLKNFTEAEASLTKAISIDNKDGSLYKDLGKIYGEAKNYPKIIETMNSAHELGAGDDITYVLLGNAYEKTNKSQEAIAAYHKSIEVEKKNYNAHFALGQIYMNQEKFQQAATEFKAALEAAPSKYRAAYNYATATESFSQDDYAGNIANWEAFVRVAKNNPKANKDIAVAQQHIKDLQAAIAQVGE from the coding sequence ATGATCGCGAAAAAAAAGACAGGCAAACTGAAGGTAGCACAAGCGCTAATTGTACTCTTGAGCGTCTGCGGCATTCAGGCCTTTGCTCTCGATACGGAAAAAGCCAAAGAATCATTTAACAAGGGTGTGACCGCCTCTCAGGCTGGAAATACTGACGAAGCGATTGTTGCTTACAACGCGGCCATTACCTTTGATCCTAATTATGTCGATTCTTATTTGAATTTGGGCACGATTTATTTTGAGCAGCAGAAATTTGAAGAAGCGCTTACGCAATTTAAGACAGCAGCCGCGAAGGCTCCTGAAAATAAGGACGCCTTCGCAAATCTCGGCCGGGTTCAACTCAAATTGAAAAATTTTACCGAAGCTGAGGCCTCGCTGACCAAGGCGATCTCGATTGACAATAAGGACGGTTCGCTTTACAAGGATCTCGGCAAGATATATGGAGAAGCCAAGAATTATCCTAAAATCATCGAGACAATGAACAGCGCTCATGAACTCGGAGCGGGTGATGACATCACCTATGTTCTGCTTGGGAATGCATACGAGAAAACGAACAAAAGCCAGGAGGCGATTGCAGCGTATCACAAATCAATTGAAGTGGAGAAGAAAAACTATAATGCCCATTTTGCGCTGGGTCAGATTTATATGAACCAGGAGAAATTTCAGCAAGCCGCGACCGAATTTAAGGCTGCCTTAGAGGCCGCCCCGTCCAAGTATCGCGCGGCGTATAATTATGCAACGGCAACGGAAAGTTTCAGCCAAGATGATTATGCGGGCAATATCGCAAACTGGGAGGCTTTTGTTCGGGTGGCAAAAAATAACCCGAAAGCAAACAAGGATATTGCAGTAGCACAGCAGCATATCAAAGACCTTCAGGCCGCGATAGCGCAAGTCGGCGAATAA
- a CDS encoding T9SS type A sorting domain-containing protein: MNNGRAMRFNVVRVGMCLAVSLLSTHTEAQQSSDFIVNIGQSLTEQSQPQIAVSGTGNIAIAWVDKRNGNSDIYLQQFTRAGIPRGISKKINDDLIGAHQSEPAISADLNGSYVVIWNDYRSGLYPFKPDIYFQSLDSNLAWQAANQLLTIELPDSLKSAPDIALYKSGGGVVVWADYRNQNWDIYGQIMSSTGAMSGSNFKINDDIGPSQQHAPRIAIAPEGWFIVTWYDNRAGNDDIFVQRFDQAGNRRGNNFRVSGETNGSRQAFPDIAADGAGCFTVVWVDWRNGTYPANPDIYARKLDTLYNAVLAETKVNRDGTTLAQREPAIAADRRGNVSIIWADSTSTSWDIVGQMLDVDGVIREANLQANNFKDSAQIRPDVALDGRFRYVTWADNRNGNWDIFASITKYNEPHLLLTPEVLSFESQVDSFVPLSQKVIIHHAGYNPIHFMVASNTSWLSVTPISGLTPDTLEISINANSFQIGQYSGSISLVDTDNNDSTVLLPVLYTVRKPNTVTATDTISFGSTQIETLSESVIPLSLSLNRAIKGIFLPLEFDTTLFAIDSVAIDPAQSPVFSLQLNRSEYPSTIVIEGNSISDSLLPGQYLLANIHIRTLDLEGNTLISSSLGGLQDPFLTAPDGSHSNPVIVDGVISVGVSTPVEEITNSSLPNSYKLHTNYPNPFNPSTTITYELPLTTSVILEVFNILGQRVNILVQGLKSAGTHHVTWDGISHTNRPAPSGVYFYRLQTDGLSFVNKMLLLK; encoded by the coding sequence ATGAACAATGGCAGAGCTATGCGTTTCAATGTTGTGCGAGTAGGCATGTGCCTCGCGGTTTCTCTCCTGTCGACTCACACCGAGGCACAGCAGTCGAGTGACTTTATAGTCAATATTGGCCAAAGTCTGACTGAACAAAGTCAGCCGCAAATCGCCGTGTCAGGCACGGGAAATATAGCAATCGCATGGGTCGACAAACGAAACGGCAACAGTGATATCTACCTTCAGCAGTTTACCCGAGCCGGTATCCCGCGTGGCATAAGCAAGAAAATTAACGATGATCTCATCGGGGCGCATCAAAGTGAACCAGCAATCAGTGCCGATCTCAATGGCTCATATGTTGTCATTTGGAACGACTATCGTAGCGGACTCTACCCATTCAAACCAGATATTTATTTTCAAAGTCTTGACTCCAATCTCGCTTGGCAAGCCGCAAACCAACTGCTAACCATTGAATTGCCGGATTCGCTCAAAAGCGCTCCGGATATTGCGCTCTACAAGTCCGGTGGAGGAGTTGTCGTGTGGGCCGATTACCGAAACCAAAACTGGGATATCTATGGGCAAATAATGTCTTCGACAGGAGCGATGAGCGGTTCTAATTTCAAGATAAACGACGACATTGGACCTTCACAACAACATGCCCCTCGGATCGCAATAGCCCCCGAAGGCTGGTTTATTGTGACATGGTATGACAACCGCGCAGGCAACGATGATATTTTTGTTCAGCGCTTTGACCAAGCAGGCAATCGCCGTGGAAATAATTTTCGGGTGAGCGGCGAAACGAACGGAAGCCGACAGGCCTTTCCTGACATTGCCGCCGATGGAGCTGGCTGTTTTACTGTGGTATGGGTAGACTGGCGTAATGGGACGTATCCGGCCAACCCTGATATTTACGCCCGAAAGCTCGATACTCTCTACAATGCAGTCCTCGCCGAAACAAAAGTCAATCGCGACGGCACTACCCTGGCCCAGCGCGAACCGGCAATCGCCGCCGACCGCCGCGGCAACGTCTCAATTATTTGGGCTGATTCAACGTCAACGTCGTGGGATATTGTCGGGCAGATGCTCGATGTCGATGGAGTAATCCGCGAGGCCAATCTCCAGGCAAACAATTTCAAAGACAGCGCGCAGATTCGTCCCGATGTCGCCCTCGACGGACGATTCAGATACGTGACCTGGGCTGATAACCGAAACGGCAATTGGGATATCTTTGCATCGATTACAAAATATAATGAACCCCATCTGTTACTAACACCCGAAGTCCTGTCGTTTGAATCCCAGGTCGACAGCTTTGTGCCGTTATCACAAAAAGTAATTATCCACCATGCTGGCTACAACCCGATACATTTTATGGTCGCCTCGAACACGAGCTGGCTTTCTGTCACGCCGATTTCGGGGTTGACACCTGACACGCTTGAGATTTCTATCAATGCCAATTCCTTCCAGATAGGACAATACAGCGGCTCGATATCTCTGGTCGATACCGACAACAATGACTCAACTGTCCTTCTTCCAGTACTGTACACCGTTAGAAAACCGAACACAGTCACCGCAACAGACACCATTTCATTCGGCTCGACCCAAATCGAAACCCTTTCAGAATCGGTTATCCCGTTGAGCTTATCGCTCAACCGAGCAATCAAAGGCATTTTTCTTCCTCTCGAATTTGACACGACTCTCTTTGCTATAGATTCTGTTGCTATCGACCCGGCGCAGTCTCCTGTTTTTTCCCTTCAGTTAAACCGATCTGAATATCCATCCACAATCGTTATTGAAGGCAATTCCATATCCGACAGCCTTCTTCCCGGACAATATCTCCTCGCAAACATCCATATCCGGACATTGGACTTAGAGGGGAATACATTGATATCGTCAAGCCTTGGCGGACTTCAAGACCCATTCCTGACAGCCCCAGACGGTTCTCATAGCAATCCTGTGATAGTCGATGGGGTGATTTCCGTTGGAGTCTCAACACCGGTAGAAGAGATTACCAATAGCTCACTTCCCAACTCATATAAGCTCCATACAAATTACCCGAATCCTTTCAATCCAAGCACAACCATCACCTATGAACTTCCCCTGACAACCTCAGTCATCCTCGAGGTCTTTAACATTCTGGGGCAAAGAGTAAATATTCTTGTTCAAGGTCTAAAATCTGCCGGTACACATCATGTAACATGGGACGGTATCTCTCATACCAATCGGCCTGCGCCTTCCGGAGTCTATTTTTATAGACTTCAGACCGACGGCCTTTCTTTCGTCAATAAAATGCTCCTTTTAAAGTAG
- a CDS encoding HU family DNA-binding protein, producing the protein MTKADLVEKVAEKTGLTRTDVAVVVDSFLDVVKKSVESGHNIEIRGFGTFKVKLRKSRKARNPRTGEVVPVPDRKVPVFKPSNEFKNMITKLSL; encoded by the coding sequence GTGACTAAAGCCGATTTAGTCGAGAAAGTGGCCGAGAAGACTGGCCTGACCCGCACCGATGTTGCCGTAGTTGTAGATTCATTTCTCGATGTGGTAAAAAAGTCGGTTGAGTCCGGTCATAATATCGAGATTCGCGGCTTTGGGACTTTCAAAGTCAAGCTTCGCAAATCACGCAAAGCGCGAAACCCGAGAACTGGCGAGGTTGTGCCCGTCCCGGATAGAAAAGTCCCGGTGTTTAAACCATCAAATGAGTTCAAAAACATGATAACCAAATTATCTCTGTGA
- the sppA gene encoding signal peptide peptidase SppA has protein sequence MARRRDIVAGVIIAVAFIFVFGWFGLTMSGFLGGGGDLEFTSGNIGLVEVNGIIDEELGRTAIKQLDRFAESNSIKAIIVHVNSPGGGVAISQEIYDAIKRAKEEKPVVAAFASVAASGGYYIACAADKVVANPGTITGSIGVIFQFHTVTGLLGKIGVETETVKSGELKDVGSYARPMTEKEELMLRAVVMDSYEQFVSAVAEGRELEKDQIYPLADGSIFTGLQAYNLGLIDTLGGLKEAIDLAASLAALTGKPKLVRPLIRDKGSIFDLVQSTLGKVNKSVDNSFSGPQLLYLFQ, from the coding sequence ATGGCCAGACGAAGAGATATTGTTGCCGGAGTAATCATTGCGGTTGCCTTCATTTTTGTGTTTGGCTGGTTTGGATTGACCATGAGCGGCTTTCTCGGCGGTGGGGGAGACCTCGAGTTCACCAGCGGAAATATCGGTCTTGTCGAGGTAAACGGCATCATTGATGAAGAACTTGGGCGAACCGCAATCAAACAGCTCGACCGCTTCGCAGAATCGAACTCCATCAAAGCTATTATTGTCCATGTCAACTCGCCCGGCGGCGGTGTGGCAATCTCTCAGGAGATCTACGATGCCATAAAGCGCGCCAAGGAAGAGAAGCCGGTCGTTGCGGCTTTTGCCTCGGTTGCGGCTTCGGGTGGTTACTACATTGCCTGTGCGGCTGACAAAGTGGTCGCCAATCCGGGCACCATCACCGGGTCCATAGGTGTTATTTTCCAATTCCATACCGTCACCGGCTTGCTCGGTAAAATCGGCGTCGAAACCGAAACCGTAAAATCCGGCGAACTGAAAGATGTCGGCTCATACGCCCGGCCCATGACAGAAAAAGAGGAATTGATGCTTCGCGCCGTCGTCATGGATTCCTATGAGCAGTTTGTTTCTGCGGTGGCCGAAGGCCGCGAACTGGAAAAAGATCAAATATACCCGCTTGCCGATGGCTCTATCTTTACCGGCCTGCAGGCCTATAATCTTGGGCTGATTGATACCTTGGGCGGACTCAAAGAAGCGATTGATTTGGCTGCAAGTCTCGCCGCTCTGACCGGAAAGCCCAAACTCGTCCGTCCATTGATTCGTGATAAAGGCTCTATATTTGATTTAGTACAGAGCACACTTGGTAAAGTTAACAAGTCGGTCGACAATAGTTTCTCCGGTCCCCAGCTTCTATATCTGTTTCAGTAA